One segment of Terriglobia bacterium DNA contains the following:
- a CDS encoding cyclic peptide export ABC transporter, with product MLFLWRNYPGRFVAAIALTILSGCSSIMLLALVSIVLQGRPVSKELVIWSFVGFCLLLPLGRFFADILISQAAQKGVFDLQMRLPRKIAGAPLRFLEDQGAHRLFVILTEDLRVLGNAMLTLPTACLNLVIFAGGLVYLGWLSRLAFVTALGFIVFCLAIYRFPASKAANSLRLSRQATDGLYQHLRTLLGGAKELKLNQRRRKAFFSQVLQPSASAIRAHNVSGMTASTAATAWAQTSGFVLLGALLLAIPLIKLNPQERIGYTMVVVFMMATLQGVLTRDAMRDYRRAAIALQKIDDFERSLTALHAEPGSALPEDTKYEFSRLELSDVTFAYHRAGEIHDFIVGPVNLSLVPGEIVFLVGGNGSGKTTLVKVLVGLYAPASGKVRLDGETITDANREHYRQHFSAVFADFHLFDRLLGLESTQLDEHAKNYLAQLELDHVVEVKEGALSTTKLSQGQRKRLALLTAYIEDRPIYVFDEWAADQDPFFKRVFYYNLLPELKARGKAVLVISHDDRYYNVADRIIRLDCGSVIAVPDVAQTV from the coding sequence ATGTTATTTCTTTGGCGTAATTATCCAGGCCGGTTTGTGGCCGCCATAGCGTTAACCATTCTGAGCGGATGCAGTAGCATCATGCTACTGGCCCTGGTAAGTATTGTCCTGCAAGGGCGCCCGGTTTCCAAAGAACTTGTTATCTGGAGCTTTGTTGGCTTTTGCCTACTGCTGCCACTAGGCCGATTCTTCGCCGATATTTTGATTTCGCAGGCGGCCCAAAAAGGGGTCTTCGACCTGCAAATGCGTTTGCCCCGGAAGATCGCTGGGGCGCCTTTACGGTTTCTGGAAGACCAGGGGGCGCACCGGCTGTTCGTCATTTTGACTGAAGACCTCCGGGTATTAGGCAACGCGATGTTGACTCTTCCTACCGCCTGCCTCAACCTGGTAATTTTCGCCGGTGGTTTGGTTTATCTGGGCTGGCTTTCGCGGCTGGCATTTGTAACTGCGCTTGGATTCATTGTTTTCTGCCTGGCAATCTACCGTTTCCCGGCATCTAAGGCGGCAAACTCTCTGCGATTATCACGGCAAGCAACGGACGGTCTCTATCAACATCTTCGGACGCTTCTGGGCGGCGCCAAGGAACTCAAGCTGAATCAGCGGCGCCGGAAAGCTTTTTTTTCCCAGGTTCTCCAACCGTCTGCGTCTGCGATCCGCGCTCACAATGTCTCAGGCATGACGGCGTCGACGGCAGCCACAGCTTGGGCCCAGACATCGGGTTTTGTACTTCTCGGCGCACTCTTGCTTGCTATACCTTTGATCAAGCTCAATCCCCAGGAGCGGATTGGCTACACCATGGTTGTTGTATTCATGATGGCCACCTTGCAGGGTGTCCTCACCAGAGATGCTATGCGTGATTACAGGCGGGCGGCGATTGCGCTCCAAAAGATTGATGACTTCGAGCGAAGTTTGACTGCCCTTCATGCCGAACCGGGTTCTGCCCTCCCAGAGGACACCAAATATGAGTTCAGCCGCCTGGAATTGTCCGACGTCACCTTTGCCTACCATCGGGCGGGGGAGATTCATGATTTCATTGTCGGGCCTGTGAATCTAAGCCTCGTGCCAGGAGAAATCGTCTTCCTTGTAGGCGGCAACGGCAGTGGGAAGACGACTCTGGTCAAAGTCCTGGTTGGCCTCTATGCTCCGGCGAGTGGCAAGGTGCGTCTGGACGGTGAAACGATCACAGATGCAAACCGGGAACACTATCGCCAGCATTTTTCTGCCGTATTCGCTGACTTTCACCTCTTTGATCGTCTCCTGGGCCTGGAAAGCACCCAACTGGACGAGCATGCTAAAAACTATCTGGCTCAACTTGAATTGGATCATGTAGTCGAAGTGAAAGAGGGTGCCTTATCTACGACGAAACTCTCCCAGGGCCAGCGCAAGCGTTTAGCCTTGCTGACCGCATATATAGAGGACCGTCCAATTTATGTTTTTGACGAGTGGGCTGCCGACCAGGATCCGTTCTTCAAGAGAGTCTTCTATTACAATCTTTTGCCGGAATTGAAGGCCAGGGGTAAGGCTGTTCTGGTGATTAGTCATGACGACAGATACTACAACGTCGCGGATCGTATCATTCGTCTGGACTGCGGAAGCGTCATTGCAGTACCGGATGTGGCACAGACCGTTTAA
- a CDS encoding ABC transporter permease codes for MLPDNHEANDLGGGLWWDNLLRDLRYALRMLRNAPGFTIIAVLTVALGIAATTAIFSIVDATLLHPLPYPQPDQLVRIQDDLPGVGSHDVGMSIPEVWDFQRSGIFQWISPDVFDECNLTGSDQPTLAKSVVVMPSFFTLLGVKPQLGRIFDPNDPTPGFNLEAVMSDGLWKRAFGSDPHILGKTIRADNDSYQIVGVMPPGFHNPGGTPAERNAELFFAGGFAGPPFLPSNSTPGRDSHWPGVIARLKPGLTVAEAQSRVDALVASLQKQFPKDYPAQAAWKVRLVPLKEVMVGDVRRPVLLLFGAVGLVLLIGCVNVANLLLARASARGREMAIRQALGAARRQLVRQLLTESLVLSLLGGTAGLAILFFARRFLLRLVPDNLPQLNEISIGWSVLLFALGASLLTGVLFGLAPALHAGKLSLIHVLKQEGRGSSGSDRQVRTRRLLVISEFALSLVLMIAASLLLHSFWDLLNVRLGFNPQSVMMIRMRLPSPNDPKADLYGTPALETPFLQEILRRSRALPGVEEAAIGNKAAVPLGHDQRDLSVFRVIFEGRGTQTTNNDAPLVNAARVTPEYFHLMGMTLLRGRLFTDLDYDTAPSVTLINEAMAKTYWPNEDALGKRVKFTRASSPWTTVIGIVADARTESVESANVPQVYAPLYQRGEHHLAIFLRGRLDTAAIPGQVRQLVQSVNPELPIYAAETLNEVVSDSLAVRRFSMEIIALFALTALLLAGLGIYGVISYIVSERTHEIGIYFALGAQQGKVLKMVLRQGLTLAIVGAAVGLVVALMVSHLMAGLLYGVRPADPVIFIGVTTVLTLVAFAACYLPARRAIRVDPIMALRNE; via the coding sequence ATGTTGCCAGACAATCATGAGGCGAACGACCTCGGTGGCGGACTCTGGTGGGACAATCTCCTAAGGGACCTTCGCTATGCATTGCGAATGCTGCGTAATGCTCCTGGTTTTACTATCATTGCGGTGCTGACGGTTGCTCTAGGAATTGCAGCGACGACGGCCATTTTTAGTATAGTGGATGCTACGCTGTTGCATCCACTGCCGTACCCCCAGCCTGACCAACTCGTACGCATCCAGGATGATCTTCCAGGTGTAGGCAGCCACGATGTCGGGATGTCAATCCCGGAGGTGTGGGATTTTCAGCGTTCCGGTATTTTTCAATGGATTTCACCGGATGTGTTCGATGAATGCAATCTAACAGGCTCAGATCAGCCTACGTTGGCCAAATCAGTCGTTGTTATGCCGAGTTTTTTCACCCTGCTGGGCGTCAAACCGCAGCTGGGCCGCATCTTCGATCCTAACGACCCAACACCTGGATTTAATCTCGAAGCTGTCATGAGTGACGGATTATGGAAGCGGGCGTTTGGGAGTGATCCTCATATTCTGGGCAAAACCATACGGGCCGACAACGACTCATATCAGATCGTTGGCGTCATGCCACCTGGTTTTCACAATCCCGGAGGAACACCAGCCGAGAGAAATGCGGAACTTTTTTTTGCAGGGGGCTTCGCAGGTCCACCATTCCTTCCAAGCAATAGTACTCCGGGGCGAGATAGTCACTGGCCTGGAGTTATTGCGCGACTTAAACCTGGACTCACGGTTGCAGAGGCCCAGAGCCGGGTAGATGCGCTGGTCGCATCCTTGCAGAAACAATTTCCCAAAGATTATCCGGCGCAAGCTGCATGGAAGGTGCGATTGGTGCCGCTCAAAGAAGTCATGGTCGGTGATGTCCGCCGCCCGGTGCTTCTATTATTTGGCGCCGTGGGATTGGTCCTGCTGATCGGCTGCGTGAACGTCGCTAATCTCCTGTTGGCGCGGGCCAGCGCGAGAGGACGAGAAATGGCCATTCGCCAGGCGCTCGGCGCCGCGCGCAGGCAGTTGGTGCGTCAATTACTGACGGAAAGTTTGGTTCTCTCCCTGCTTGGCGGAACAGCGGGTTTAGCAATTCTCTTCTTCGCCAGAAGATTTCTCTTGCGACTGGTCCCCGACAATCTGCCGCAGCTCAATGAGATATCCATTGGCTGGAGCGTTTTGCTTTTTGCCCTCGGCGCCTCTCTTCTTACGGGTGTACTTTTCGGCCTGGCTCCCGCTCTGCATGCCGGTAAGTTGAGCTTGATTCATGTGCTCAAACAGGAAGGGCGCGGCTCAAGCGGTTCCGACAGACAGGTGCGCACGCGCCGCCTGCTTGTGATATCAGAGTTCGCTCTTTCGTTGGTGTTAATGATTGCTGCGAGCCTTCTGCTGCACAGTTTCTGGGACTTGCTCAATGTGCGGCTCGGATTCAATCCCCAGAGCGTCATGATGATACGGATGAGGCTGCCTTCTCCAAATGACCCCAAGGCCGACCTCTACGGAACTCCTGCGCTGGAGACGCCGTTCTTGCAAGAAATACTTCGTCGTAGTAGGGCCCTACCGGGGGTCGAAGAAGCGGCCATCGGAAATAAGGCTGCGGTTCCCCTGGGTCACGATCAAAGGGACCTAAGTGTGTTCCGTGTGATTTTTGAAGGACGCGGAACGCAGACTACCAATAATGATGCTCCTTTGGTCAATGCGGCGAGGGTTACGCCGGAATATTTTCACCTGATGGGTATGACGCTGCTGCGCGGCCGTTTATTCACTGACTTGGATTATGACACGGCGCCTTCAGTGACCCTGATCAATGAGGCAATGGCCAAGACTTATTGGCCCAATGAAGATGCTTTAGGAAAACGAGTGAAGTTTACTCGGGCGTCGTCTCCCTGGACCACGGTGATCGGCATTGTCGCGGATGCGCGGACAGAATCGGTGGAGAGCGCAAACGTTCCACAAGTATATGCCCCTCTGTACCAGCGGGGCGAACACCATCTGGCAATATTTTTGCGCGGACGTCTGGACACTGCTGCCATTCCTGGGCAAGTTCGCCAACTGGTGCAGTCGGTGAACCCCGAGCTCCCCATTTACGCAGCTGAGACACTGAATGAAGTCGTGTCCGATTCTCTCGCTGTGCGGCGGTTCTCGATGGAAATCATTGCCTTATTTGCCTTGACGGCGCTGCTTCTTGCCGGGTTGGGTATTTATGGGGTGATCTCGTACATCGTGAGTGAACGTACACACGAGATCGGCATCTACTTTGCACTGGGGGCGCAACAAGGAAAGGTCTTGAAGATGGTTCTGCGTCAGGGACTGACCCTGGCGATTGTGGGTGCTGCTGTTGGACTGGTCGTTGCGCTGATGGTGTCGCACTTGATGGCCGGCCTACTTTATGGCGTGCGGCCTGCCGATCCAGTCATATTTATCGGAGTTACGACCGTGCTTACGTTGGTCGCGTTCGCGGCGTGTTATCTCCCCGCCCGGCGTGCGATTCGCGTTGATCCGATCATGGCTCTTCGCAACGAATAA
- a CDS encoding DinB family protein produces MKRIRTFLLLVAILTLAGLVHNIEGSAAAQSQSAQPTLASMVERQLSDTEKEVVDAAEAMPEDKFNFSPESLNIAGSEYKGVRTFAQQVKHIAASNYFLWATVTGDKTPEVFNDGKGPDNLKTKADIIKFLKESFAFARKAAATLTDQNMLQPLGNSKSLRLSRAEFAVSHSFDHYGQMVEYLRMNGIVPPASRRSSN; encoded by the coding sequence ATGAAGCGAATACGGACCTTCCTCCTGCTTGTAGCCATCCTTACGCTGGCCGGCTTGGTGCACAATATCGAGGGCAGCGCCGCGGCGCAGTCGCAATCGGCGCAACCCACCTTAGCTTCCATGGTGGAACGCCAGCTCAGCGATACCGAAAAGGAAGTGGTGGACGCTGCCGAAGCAATGCCGGAAGATAAATTTAACTTCTCTCCTGAAAGTTTGAACATTGCCGGGAGTGAATACAAGGGCGTGCGTACATTTGCCCAGCAAGTTAAGCATATTGCCGCTTCAAACTATTTTCTGTGGGCAACAGTAACTGGCGATAAGACACCAGAGGTTTTCAATGATGGGAAGGGTCCGGACAACCTGAAGACCAAAGCCGATATTATCAAGTTCCTGAAAGAGTCTTTTGCTTTCGCTCGCAAGGCTGCCGCTACATTGACGGACCAGAACATGTTACAGCCTTTGGGAAACAGCAAGTCGCTTCGCCTCTCCCGGGCCGAATTCGCCGTCAGCCACTCCTTCGACCATTATGGACAGATGGTTGAGTATCTACGGATGAATGGAATCGTGCCACCAGCCAGCCGGCGATCGTCGAATTAA
- a CDS encoding S9 family peptidase gives MPLKTAATSLVYSLKVVCGVACFLFCSIAIAQQKALTAADYARAEKFMDYNADRLVFHNIQPAWFADGRFWYRDSSAEGNQFVVFDPIKQTREPAFDHAKVASALSKAAGKSYDRWHLPFTRFEYSADGKGILFGIEGKRWACDLKGDSCELIHDDTPHGAMLSPDKKRAAFIRDYNLWVRELDTGKETQLTTDGVKDYGYATNNAGWTHGDGPVLLWSPDSRKIATFQQDQRNVGDMYLVETKLGHPKLLTWKYPLPGDKVVTMIERVVIDLDTHKVIRLKMPPDQHRTTLCDDVRCSRNLTDVQWSPDASSLVFVSSSRDHKQATLRVANAFTGEVRDVLEEKVATQYESGWRRPNWQYLASSNEVIWFSERSNWGHLYLYNFATGQLKNQITSGDWVVTELVWVDEKARVAYFLAAGKEPGENPYFRHFYRIDLDGKNLKLLTPEDGDHTIALAPSGKYFTDSYGTLDSPPVTVLRDSSGKLLATIAKTDISRLLAAGWLPPVPFSVKGRDGVTDVYGLLFKPKKFDPAKKYPIINDIYPGPQWGSVGMTAFGKWGFAAAHGDAECLAELGFIVVKIEGMGTPLRSKKFRDTSYGNMGDDTLPDQVAGMKQLAQRFPWIDIDRAGIWGHSGGGSASAAALFRYPDFFKVGISESGNYDNREYEDDWGERYEGLLVSNPDGTSNYDNQTIQDLAKNLKGHLLLIHGTMDDNVPPYNTLLLVNELIKANKDFDLLLLPNRDHLYIWDPYPMRRRWDYFVRYLMGAEPPQGYEIKGPSKSSP, from the coding sequence ATGCCGCTAAAAACAGCTGCCACCTCATTGGTGTATTCACTGAAAGTCGTATGCGGTGTGGCGTGCTTTCTGTTTTGCAGTATTGCCATCGCTCAGCAGAAGGCCCTGACGGCCGCGGACTACGCGCGCGCCGAAAAATTCATGGACTATAATGCCGATCGGCTGGTTTTTCACAACATTCAGCCGGCGTGGTTTGCTGATGGGCGCTTCTGGTACCGCGATTCATCCGCGGAAGGGAACCAGTTCGTGGTATTCGATCCGATCAAACAGACTCGAGAGCCGGCCTTTGATCATGCCAAAGTAGCATCGGCTCTTTCGAAGGCTGCGGGCAAGAGCTATGACAGGTGGCATCTACCTTTTACCCGCTTTGAATATTCAGCCGATGGAAAAGGAATTTTATTCGGCATTGAAGGCAAGCGCTGGGCGTGCGACTTGAAAGGCGATTCCTGCGAATTGATACACGACGACACTCCGCACGGTGCGATGCTATCGCCAGACAAGAAGCGAGCGGCCTTTATCCGCGACTATAACCTATGGGTGCGGGAGTTAGACACGGGCAAGGAGACTCAGCTTACGACCGATGGCGTGAAAGATTACGGCTATGCGACGAACAACGCAGGCTGGACCCACGGCGATGGTCCTGTGCTCTTGTGGTCGCCTGATTCCAGAAAAATTGCCACGTTTCAGCAGGACCAGCGTAATGTGGGCGACATGTATCTGGTGGAAACCAAGCTGGGGCATCCGAAACTGTTAACGTGGAAATATCCTCTGCCCGGCGATAAGGTGGTGACCATGATCGAGAGGGTGGTCATTGACCTGGACACGCACAAGGTCATCCGCCTGAAAATGCCTCCTGACCAACACCGGACAACTCTTTGTGATGACGTGAGGTGCAGCAGGAATTTGACGGACGTGCAGTGGAGCCCGGACGCATCTAGCCTGGTGTTTGTCTCCAGTTCGCGCGACCATAAGCAGGCCACGCTGCGAGTAGCCAATGCTTTTACCGGTGAGGTGCGGGACGTGTTGGAAGAGAAAGTGGCTACGCAATATGAGTCCGGCTGGCGGCGCCCAAACTGGCAGTACCTGGCAAGTTCCAATGAAGTGATCTGGTTCTCCGAGCGCAGCAACTGGGGACATCTTTATCTCTATAACTTTGCGACTGGTCAACTGAAGAACCAGATTACAAGTGGTGATTGGGTGGTCACGGAACTTGTGTGGGTGGATGAGAAGGCGCGAGTTGCGTATTTTCTGGCGGCGGGAAAAGAGCCTGGCGAGAATCCTTATTTTCGACACTTTTACCGTATCGACCTGGATGGCAAAAACCTGAAGCTGCTTACCCCTGAAGATGGCGACCATACTATTGCGCTTGCACCTTCCGGAAAGTATTTCACCGATTCGTATGGCACGCTGGATAGTCCGCCGGTTACCGTATTGCGCGACTCGTCGGGCAAACTGCTGGCAACCATTGCCAAGACCGACATTTCGCGGTTGCTGGCCGCAGGATGGCTGCCTCCTGTCCCTTTCTCGGTGAAAGGGCGCGATGGGGTCACAGATGTTTATGGTCTGCTGTTCAAGCCAAAAAAATTCGATCCTGCAAAAAAGTATCCCATCATCAACGACATTTATCCCGGCCCGCAATGGGGCAGCGTCGGCATGACCGCTTTTGGCAAGTGGGGATTTGCTGCGGCGCATGGCGATGCAGAGTGCCTGGCCGAGCTGGGTTTTATCGTAGTGAAGATCGAAGGCATGGGAACTCCGCTACGGTCAAAGAAGTTTCGTGATACGTCTTACGGAAACATGGGCGACGATACGCTGCCGGATCAGGTTGCGGGCATGAAGCAGTTGGCGCAGCGGTTTCCGTGGATTGACATTGATCGCGCCGGCATCTGGGGACACTCGGGCGGAGGATCTGCCAGCGCCGCCGCCTTGTTCCGTTATCCCGACTTCTTCAAGGTCGGTATTTCGGAATCGGGCAACTATGACAATCGCGAATACGAAGATGACTGGGGCGAGCGATACGAGGGCTTGCTGGTGAGCAACCCGGATGGTACGAGCAACTATGATAATCAGACCATTCAGGATCTTGCCAAGAATCTGAAAGGGCATCTGCTGTTGATACATGGCACCATGGATGACAATGTGCCGCCGTATAACACTCTGCTCCTTGTGAATGAGCTGATTAAGGCGAACAAGGACTTTGATTTGCTGTTGTTGCCAAATCGCGACCACCTCTACATTTGGGACCCATACCCGATGCGGCGGCGCTGGGACTACTTTGTACGTTATCTGATGGGCGCTGAACCCCCGCAGGGTTATGAAATCAAGGGTCCGTCAAAGAGCTCGCCGTAA